A genomic stretch from Mycobacterium malmoense includes:
- a CDS encoding nitroreductase family deazaflavin-dependent oxidoreductase: MSAKDHPNNAPGIPMVYPPWFENFQVKYVNPALKPIARYLPGTATIEHRGRKSGKPYKTIVTAYRKGNVLAIALGHGKTDWVKNVLAAGEANLRFTRREVHITNPRILPAGSDGPDAQGLPWLVRLQLRRMAVLVGDIA; encoded by the coding sequence ATGTCCGCAAAGGATCACCCGAATAACGCCCCGGGCATCCCGATGGTGTATCCGCCCTGGTTCGAGAACTTTCAGGTCAAATACGTCAACCCGGCGCTCAAACCGATCGCCCGCTACCTGCCCGGAACCGCAACCATCGAGCATCGCGGTCGCAAGTCCGGCAAGCCGTACAAAACCATCGTGACGGCCTACCGCAAAGGCAACGTGCTGGCGATCGCGCTGGGCCATGGGAAAACCGACTGGGTCAAGAACGTGCTGGCCGCGGGCGAGGCCAACCTGCGCTTTACCCGCCGCGAGGTGCACATCACCAATCCGCGGATTCTGCCCGCCGGCTCCGACGGCCCGGACGCTCAAGGGTTGCCCTGGTTGGTGCGGCTGCAATTGCGCCGCATGGCGGTGTTGGTCGGCGATATCGCCTGA
- the hisD gene encoding histidinol dehydrogenase, producing the protein METVSPTQPSPMARIDLRGAELTAARLRATLPRGGTDVEAVLPRVRPIVQAVAERGAEAALEFGASFDGVRPAAVRVPAVALEAALAGLDADVRDALQVMIERTRAVHANQRRTDVTTTLGPGATVTERWVPVERVGLYVPGGNAVYPSSVVMNVVPAQAAGVGSLVVASPPQAEFDGLPHPTILAAARLLGVDEVWAVGGAQAVALLAYGGTDTGVEWPGFSADRTRSASSPDAGAELVPVDMITGPGNIYVTAAKRLCRSRVGIDAEAGPTEIAILADHTADPAHVAADLISQAEHDEMAASVLVTPSEDLAAAAERELAAQLHTTVHRERVTAALGGRQSATILVDDLDAGVKVVNAYAPEHLEIQTVDAGRIADRIRSAGAIFVGPWAPVSLGDYCAGSNHVLPTAGCARHSSGLSVQTFLRGIHVVDYTEAALKDVSGHVITLAEAEDLPAHGEAIRRRFER; encoded by the coding sequence ATGGAGACCGTGAGTCCCACCCAACCGTCGCCGATGGCCCGCATTGACCTGCGGGGCGCGGAGCTGACGGCCGCCCGATTGCGGGCCACGCTGCCACGCGGTGGCACCGACGTGGAGGCCGTGTTGCCCCGGGTGCGGCCGATCGTGCAGGCCGTCGCCGAGCGCGGGGCCGAGGCGGCGTTGGAGTTCGGGGCGTCGTTCGACGGGGTGCGGCCCGCCGCCGTCCGGGTGCCCGCCGTCGCGCTGGAGGCAGCGCTGGCCGGGCTGGACGCCGATGTCCGGGATGCGCTGCAGGTGATGATCGAACGCACCCGCGCCGTGCACGCCAATCAGCGTCGCACCGACGTCACCACCACGCTCGGGCCGGGCGCGACGGTCACCGAGCGGTGGGTTCCCGTCGAGCGGGTGGGCCTGTATGTGCCCGGCGGCAACGCCGTGTACCCGTCCAGCGTGGTGATGAACGTGGTGCCGGCGCAGGCCGCCGGCGTCGGCTCGCTGGTGGTGGCCAGTCCGCCACAGGCGGAGTTTGACGGGTTGCCCCATCCGACGATCCTGGCCGCGGCCCGGCTGCTGGGCGTCGACGAGGTGTGGGCCGTGGGCGGGGCGCAGGCGGTGGCGCTGCTGGCCTACGGCGGCACCGACACCGGGGTCGAATGGCCCGGCTTCTCAGCGGACCGAACACGGTCCGCATCGTCGCCGGACGCAGGCGCCGAACTCGTGCCCGTCGACATGATCACCGGCCCCGGCAACATCTACGTCACCGCCGCCAAGCGGCTGTGCCGCTCCCGGGTGGGCATCGACGCCGAGGCCGGGCCGACGGAGATCGCCATCCTCGCCGACCACACCGCCGACCCGGCGCACGTGGCCGCCGACCTGATCAGCCAGGCCGAGCACGACGAGATGGCGGCCAGCGTGCTGGTGACCCCGAGCGAGGACCTGGCCGCCGCCGCCGAGCGTGAATTGGCCGCCCAGCTGCACACCACGGTGCACCGCGAGCGGGTGACCGCCGCGCTGGGTGGGCGCCAATCGGCGACCATCCTGGTCGACGACCTGGACGCCGGCGTCAAGGTCGTCAACGCCTACGCGCCCGAACACCTGGAGATTCAGACCGTCGACGCGGGGCGGATCGCGGACCGAATACGTTCGGCCGGAGCCATTTTCGTCGGTCCGTGGGCACCCGTGAGCCTCGGTGACTATTGTGCCGGATCCAACCATGTGCTACCGACCGCGGGCTGCGCCCGCCACTCCAGCGGCCTGTCGGTGCAGACGTTCCTGCGCGGCATCCACGTCGTCGACTACACGGAGGCGGCGCTCAAAGACGTCTCCGGGCACGTGATCACGCTGGCCGAGGCCGAGGACCTGCCGGCGCACGGCGAGGCGATACGGCGGAGGTTCGAGCGATGA
- a CDS encoding histidinol-phosphate transaminase, with protein sequence MSVPKPTLDDLPLRDDLRGKSPYGAPQLAVPVRLNTNENPHPPTQALVDDVVRSVSEAAADLHRYPDRDVVALRRDLASYLTAQTGTRLGVENLWAANGSNEILQQLLQAFGGPGRSAIGFVPSYSMHPIIADATRTEWLEAARADDFGLDADAAVAAVADGRPDVVFIASPNNPSGQSVSQTDLRRLLDVVPGILIVDEAYGEFSSQPSAVALVEEYPAKLVVTRTMSKAFAFAGGRLGYLVATPAVIDAMLLVRLPYHLSSVTQAAARAALRHADDTLASVATLIAERERVTTALSGMGFRVIPSDANFVLFGEFADAPAAWQRYLDAGILIRDVGIPGYLRATTGLADENDAFLRASAQIAATELVPATPIGAP encoded by the coding sequence ATGAGCGTACCTAAGCCCACGCTGGACGACCTGCCGCTGCGCGACGACCTGCGCGGCAAATCACCCTACGGCGCACCGCAATTGGCGGTTCCGGTGCGGCTGAACACCAACGAGAACCCGCACCCGCCCACCCAGGCGCTCGTCGACGACGTGGTGCGCTCGGTGAGCGAGGCCGCCGCGGACCTGCACCGCTACCCCGACCGCGACGTGGTGGCCCTGCGCCGCGACCTGGCAAGCTACCTCACCGCGCAGACCGGCACCCGGCTTGGCGTCGAAAACCTTTGGGCAGCCAACGGTTCCAACGAGATCCTGCAACAGCTGCTGCAGGCGTTCGGCGGCCCGGGGCGCAGCGCGATCGGGTTCGTCCCGTCCTACTCAATGCACCCGATCATCGCCGACGCCACCCGCACCGAATGGCTCGAGGCCGCCCGCGCCGACGACTTCGGCCTCGACGCCGATGCCGCCGTGGCCGCCGTCGCCGACGGGCGACCCGACGTGGTGTTCATCGCCAGCCCCAACAACCCGTCGGGACAGAGCGTTTCGCAGACGGATCTGCGGCGGCTGCTCGACGTGGTTCCGGGCATCCTGATCGTCGACGAGGCCTACGGCGAGTTCTCCTCACAGCCCAGCGCGGTGGCGCTCGTCGAGGAATACCCGGCCAAGCTCGTCGTCACCCGCACCATGAGCAAGGCGTTCGCCTTCGCCGGCGGCCGGCTCGGGTATCTGGTCGCCACGCCGGCGGTGATCGACGCGATGCTGCTGGTGCGGCTGCCCTATCACCTGTCGTCGGTCACCCAGGCCGCCGCCCGGGCCGCGCTGCGGCACGCCGACGACACGTTGGCCAGCGTGGCCACGTTGATCGCCGAACGCGAACGCGTCACGACGGCCTTGAGCGGCATGGGCTTTCGGGTGATCCCGAGCGACGCCAACTTCGTGCTGTTCGGCGAGTTCGCCGACGCACCGGCCGCCTGGCAGCGCTACCTGGACGCCGGCATCCTGATCCGCGACGTCGGGATCCCCGGCTACCTGCGCGCCACCACGGGCCTGGCCGACGAGAACGACGCGTTCCTACGGGCCAGCGCCCAGATCGCGGCCACCGAACTGGTCCCAGCCACCCCCATAGGAGCCCCGTGA
- the hisB gene encoding imidazoleglycerol-phosphate dehydratase HisB — MTATRRARIERRTKESDIVIELDLDGTGQVHVDTGVPFYDHMLTALGSHASFDLTVRTEGDLEIEGHHTIEDTAIALGQALGQALGDKKGIRRFGDAFIPMDEALAHAAVDVSGRPYCVHTGEPDHLQHTTIAGSSVPYHTVINRHVFETLAANARIALHVRVLYGRDPHHITEAQYKAVARALRQAVEPDPRVLGVPSTKGVL, encoded by the coding sequence GTGACCGCCACCCGCCGCGCACGAATCGAACGCCGCACCAAGGAATCCGACATCGTCATCGAGCTCGACCTCGACGGCACCGGGCAGGTCCACGTCGACACCGGTGTGCCGTTCTACGACCACATGCTGACGGCGCTGGGCAGCCACGCCAGCTTCGACCTGACCGTGCGCACCGAGGGCGACCTGGAGATCGAGGGGCACCACACCATCGAGGACACCGCGATCGCGCTGGGCCAGGCCCTAGGGCAGGCCCTCGGCGACAAGAAGGGCATCCGCCGGTTCGGGGATGCTTTCATCCCGATGGACGAGGCGCTGGCCCACGCCGCGGTCGACGTGTCCGGGCGGCCCTACTGCGTGCACACCGGGGAGCCGGATCACCTGCAGCACACCACCATTGCCGGCAGCTCGGTGCCCTACCACACGGTCATCAACCGGCACGTGTTCGAAACGCTGGCCGCCAACGCCCGCATCGCGCTGCACGTGCGCGTGCTGTACGGGCGCGACCCGCACCACATCACCGAGGCGCAGTACAAGGCCGTGGCCCGCGCGTTGCGCCAGGCGGTCGAACCCGATCCCCGGGTGTTGGGCGTGCCATCCACTAAAGGTGTTCTGTGA
- the hisH gene encoding imidazole glycerol phosphate synthase subunit HisH, giving the protein MTAKSVVVLDYGSGNLRSAQRALQRVGASVEVTADAGAAAAAGGLVVPGVGAFEACMTGLRKIAGERIIAERVAAGRPVLGVCVGMQILFARGVEFGVETKGCGQWPGAVTRLDAPVIPHMGWNVVNSGPGSALFKGLDAGTRFYFVHSYAAQSWEGSPEAVLTWATHRVPFLAAVEDGPLAATQFHPEKSGDAGAVVLSNWVQGL; this is encoded by the coding sequence GTGACAGCAAAATCCGTTGTCGTTTTGGACTATGGCTCGGGGAATTTGCGGTCGGCGCAGCGCGCGCTGCAGCGGGTCGGCGCGTCGGTCGAGGTGACCGCCGACGCGGGCGCCGCCGCGGCTGCCGGCGGGCTGGTGGTGCCCGGCGTCGGCGCGTTCGAGGCGTGCATGACGGGCCTGCGCAAGATCGCGGGGGAGCGGATCATCGCCGAACGGGTGGCCGCGGGACGCCCGGTGCTAGGCGTCTGTGTCGGCATGCAGATCCTGTTCGCCCGCGGCGTCGAATTCGGGGTGGAGACCAAAGGCTGCGGGCAGTGGCCGGGAGCCGTCACCCGGCTGGACGCCCCGGTGATCCCGCACATGGGCTGGAACGTCGTGAATTCCGGGCCGGGCAGCGCCCTGTTTAAAGGCCTGGACGCGGGCACGCGGTTCTACTTCGTGCACTCCTACGCCGCGCAGTCCTGGGAAGGTTCCCCGGAAGCGGTGCTGACGTGGGCTACCCATCGGGTACCGTTTCTGGCCGCGGTCGAGGACGGGCCGCTGGCCGCGACCCAATTCCACCCGGAAAAGAGCGGCGACGCCGGCGCCGTCGTGCTGAGCAACTGGGTTCAGGGACTGTGA
- the priA gene encoding bifunctional 1-(5-phosphoribosyl)-5-((5-phosphoribosylamino)methylideneamino)imidazole-4-carboxamide isomerase/phosphoribosylanthranilate isomerase PriA, producing the protein MLILLPAVDVVDGRAVRLVQGKAGSETEYGSALDAALGWQRDGAEWIHLVDLDAAFGRGSNRELLAEVVGKLDVRVELSGGIRDDESLAAALGTGCARVNLGTAALENPQWCARAIAEHGDKVAVGLDVQIDPGNPGGEHRLRGRGWESDGGDLWEVLERLDSQGCSRFVVTDVTKDGTLGGPNLDLLASVADRTEAPVIASGGVSSLDDLRALANLATLTGRGVEGVIVGKALYAGRFTLPQALAAVRV; encoded by the coding sequence TTGTTGATACTGTTACCGGCCGTCGACGTGGTCGACGGACGCGCCGTGCGACTCGTGCAGGGCAAGGCCGGCAGCGAAACCGAATACGGCTCGGCCCTGGACGCCGCACTGGGCTGGCAGCGCGACGGGGCCGAATGGATCCACCTCGTCGACCTCGATGCCGCGTTCGGCCGCGGCTCCAACCGCGAACTGCTCGCCGAGGTGGTGGGCAAGCTCGACGTGCGTGTGGAGCTGTCCGGCGGGATCCGCGACGACGAGTCGCTGGCCGCGGCGCTGGGCACCGGTTGCGCCCGGGTCAACCTGGGCACCGCGGCGCTGGAGAATCCGCAGTGGTGCGCGAGGGCGATCGCCGAGCACGGCGACAAGGTCGCCGTGGGGCTGGACGTCCAGATCGACCCGGGAAATCCAGGAGGCGAGCACCGGCTGCGCGGACGCGGCTGGGAAAGCGACGGCGGCGACCTGTGGGAAGTGTTGGAACGCCTTGACAGCCAGGGATGTTCGCGGTTTGTGGTCACCGATGTCACCAAGGACGGCACGCTGGGCGGCCCCAATCTCGACCTGCTGGCCAGCGTGGCCGACCGCACCGAAGCCCCGGTGATCGCCTCCGGCGGAGTGTCCAGCCTGGACGACCTGCGCGCCCTGGCCAACCTAGCGACCCTCACCGGCCGCGGGGTCGAGGGCGTCATCGTGGGCAAGGCCCTCTACGCCGGCCGGTTCACCCTGCCGCAGGCCCTGGCCGCGGTGAGGGTGTAG
- a CDS encoding inositol monophosphatase family protein, translated as MDLNALASPLVDKASAILDAAVPQFLAGHRARSAVAKKGNDFATEVDLAIERQVVSALVATTGIGVHGEEFGGMDVDSPWVWVLDPVDGTFNYAAGSPMAAILLALLHDGDPVAGLTWLPFLGERYTAVAGGPLIRNGEPRPSLGATELADSLVAVGTFNVDSRGRFPGRYRLAVLENLSRVSSRLRMHGSTGIDLVYVADGILGAAITFGGHVWDHAAGVAQVRSAGGIVTDLAGEPWTPASRSVLAAAPDAHGEILKILRAVGEPEDY; from the coding sequence ATGGACCTCAACGCGCTGGCCTCCCCCTTGGTTGACAAGGCATCGGCAATCCTCGATGCGGCCGTGCCGCAATTCCTGGCGGGCCACCGCGCCCGTTCGGCGGTTGCCAAGAAGGGCAACGACTTTGCCACCGAAGTCGATCTCGCGATCGAACGGCAGGTCGTCTCCGCGCTGGTCGCCACCACCGGAATCGGCGTGCACGGCGAGGAATTCGGCGGCATGGACGTCGACTCGCCGTGGGTATGGGTGTTGGACCCCGTCGATGGCACGTTCAACTACGCCGCCGGATCGCCGATGGCCGCGATCCTGCTGGCCCTGCTGCACGACGGCGACCCGGTGGCGGGCCTCACCTGGTTGCCGTTCCTCGGCGAGCGCTACACCGCCGTCGCGGGGGGCCCGCTGATCAGGAACGGTGAGCCGCGGCCGTCGCTCGGTGCCACGGAGCTGGCAGACAGCCTCGTCGCGGTCGGAACGTTCAACGTCGACTCGCGGGGCCGCTTCCCGGGACGCTACCGGCTCGCGGTGCTGGAGAACCTCAGCCGGGTGTCTTCACGGTTACGGATGCACGGCTCCACCGGAATCGACCTTGTCTACGTTGCCGATGGAATCCTCGGGGCCGCAATAACTTTCGGAGGTCACGTCTGGGACCACGCCGCCGGGGTCGCGCAGGTGCGCTCCGCGGGTGGCATCGTCACCGACCTGGCCGGTGAACCCTGGACCCCGGCGTCGCGGTCGGTGCTGGCCGCGGCGCCCGACGCGCACGGCGAGATCCTCAAGATCCTGCGGGCCGTCGGCGAACCGGAGGACTACTGA
- the hisF gene encoding imidazole glycerol phosphate synthase subunit HisF, which translates to MYSGTGLAVRVIPCLDVDAGRVVKGVNFENLRDAGDPVELAAAYDAEGADELTFLDVTASSSGRATMLEVVRRTAEQVFIPLTVGGGVRTVADVDTLLRAGADKVAVNTAAIARPDLLAEMATQFGSQCIVLSVDARTVPDGPKPTPSGWEVTTHGGRRGTGIDAVDWAARGAELGVGEILLNSMDADGTKAGFDLAMLRAVRAAVTVPVIASGGAGAVEHFAPAVAAGADAVLAASVFHFRELTIGQVKAAMAKAGVAVR; encoded by the coding sequence ATGTACTCAGGCACCGGCCTTGCCGTGCGCGTGATCCCGTGCCTAGACGTCGACGCCGGGCGGGTGGTCAAGGGGGTCAATTTCGAAAACCTCCGGGACGCGGGTGATCCGGTGGAGCTGGCGGCGGCCTATGACGCCGAAGGCGCCGACGAGCTGACCTTCCTGGACGTGACCGCGTCGTCGTCGGGTAGGGCGACCATGCTGGAGGTGGTGCGCCGCACCGCCGAGCAGGTGTTCATCCCGCTGACGGTCGGCGGCGGGGTGCGCACGGTGGCCGACGTCGACACATTGCTGCGCGCGGGCGCCGACAAGGTTGCGGTCAACACCGCTGCCATCGCCCGGCCCGACCTATTGGCCGAAATGGCAACCCAATTCGGCTCCCAGTGCATCGTGTTATCCGTCGACGCCCGTACGGTGCCCGACGGGCCTAAGCCGACACCGTCCGGCTGGGAGGTCACCACCCACGGCGGCCGGCGGGGCACCGGCATCGACGCCGTCGACTGGGCAGCCCGCGGCGCCGAGCTCGGGGTGGGGGAGATCCTGCTGAACTCGATGGACGCCGACGGCACCAAGGCCGGGTTCGACCTGGCGATGCTGCGCGCGGTCCGCGCGGCGGTCACGGTGCCGGTGATCGCCAGCGGCGGCGCCGGCGCGGTGGAACACTTCGCGCCCGCGGTCGCGGCCGGCGCCGATGCGGTGTTGGCGGCCAGCGTCTTTCACTTCCGCGAGCTGACGATCGGTCAGGTGAAGGCCGCCATGGCCAAAGCGGGGGTCGCCGTGCGATGA
- the hisI gene encoding phosphoribosyl-AMP cyclohydrolase: protein MTLDPKIAARLKRNADGLFTAVVQERGSGDVLMVAWMDDEALARTLETREATYYSRSRAQQWVKGATSGHTQRVHSVRLDCDGDAVLLTVDQVGGACHTGDHSCFDADVLLEPEA, encoded by the coding sequence ATGACGCTTGACCCGAAGATCGCCGCGCGGCTGAAGCGCAACGCCGACGGGCTGTTCACCGCCGTCGTGCAGGAGCGCGGCAGCGGCGACGTGCTCATGGTCGCCTGGATGGACGACGAGGCGCTGGCCCGCACCCTGGAAACCCGTGAGGCCACCTACTATTCGCGATCCCGCGCGCAACAGTGGGTCAAGGGCGCGACGTCCGGCCACACCCAGCGCGTCCATTCGGTGCGACTGGACTGCGACGGGGACGCCGTGTTGCTGACGGTCGATCAGGTCGGCGGCGCCTGCCACACCGGCGACCACAGCTGTTTCGACGCCGACGTGCTGCTGGAACCGGAAGCCTAA
- a CDS encoding serine/threonine-protein kinase: MPQSDARAEDRREGLREGQAFAGYTIIRRLGTGGMGQVYLAQHPRLPRRDALKILPRALTADDEFRQRFNREADLAAGLYHEHIVGIHDRGEYEGQLWISMDHVEGTDAAKLLRTRYPSGMPKSDVVEVISAVADALDYAHSRGLLHRDVKPANILLTDADSRRRVLLADFGIARELGDISGLTATNMLVGTTAYCAPEQLQGSDLDGRADEYALGCTAFNLLTGSAPFHHSNPAVVITQHLSTPPPHLSEHRPELADLDGAIAKALAKKPDDRYPTCADFAAALGSQLDTAAAEVAAGPTEVIPAPTEVIAAPDGASPTSPKARGGRRVPATVIAALVAVALIAVGAYAGVRMLGARANNQNGASSAPAAPPSPPAAPPPGNAVPPSGNAVAPPAITLSSQITDQSGVLTPLEHAAVDRALTKLYNGRGTRLWVVYVENFGGLKPFRWAEDTMRANNFTDTDAILAVATDEPAFSFRVPNAVITGKVIDLEIIRRDRIQPAVSRHEWARAAIAAANGLDVAPG; the protein is encoded by the coding sequence ATGCCGCAAAGCGATGCGCGCGCCGAAGACCGCAGAGAAGGCCTGCGAGAGGGACAGGCGTTCGCCGGATACACGATCATTCGGCGACTGGGGACCGGTGGCATGGGCCAGGTGTACCTGGCGCAGCACCCGCGGTTGCCTCGCCGCGACGCCCTCAAAATTCTGCCCCGCGCGCTCACCGCCGACGACGAATTTCGTCAGCGCTTCAACAGGGAGGCCGACCTGGCCGCGGGCCTGTACCACGAGCACATCGTCGGCATCCACGACCGCGGTGAATACGAAGGCCAACTGTGGATCTCGATGGACCACGTGGAGGGAACCGACGCGGCGAAACTGCTGCGCACCCGGTATCCGTCGGGGATGCCGAAAAGCGATGTCGTCGAGGTCATTTCGGCCGTCGCCGACGCGCTCGATTACGCCCACTCGCGCGGACTGCTGCATCGCGACGTCAAACCGGCCAACATCCTGCTGACCGACGCGGATTCCCGACGACGGGTCCTGCTCGCCGATTTCGGCATCGCGCGCGAACTGGGCGACATCAGCGGCCTGACCGCGACCAACATGCTGGTGGGCACCACCGCGTACTGCGCGCCCGAACAGCTGCAGGGTTCGGACCTGGATGGGCGAGCCGACGAATATGCGCTCGGCTGCACCGCCTTCAACTTGTTGACCGGGTCGGCCCCGTTTCACCATTCCAACCCGGCGGTGGTGATCACCCAGCATTTGTCCACACCACCACCGCATCTCAGCGAGCACCGGCCCGAACTGGCCGACCTCGACGGCGCCATCGCCAAGGCTCTCGCCAAGAAACCAGACGACCGGTACCCGACGTGCGCGGATTTCGCGGCCGCGCTCGGTAGCCAGCTCGACACGGCCGCGGCCGAGGTGGCGGCGGGACCCACAGAAGTCATTCCGGCACCCACGGAAGTGATCGCGGCCCCCGACGGCGCATCTCCAACCTCGCCAAAAGCGCGCGGCGGCCGGCGAGTTCCGGCGACGGTGATCGCGGCGCTCGTCGCCGTCGCGCTGATCGCGGTGGGAGCCTATGCCGGCGTCCGCATGCTCGGCGCCCGCGCCAACAACCAAAACGGCGCCTCGTCGGCGCCAGCGGCGCCCCCGTCGCCGCCAGCGGCGCCGCCGCCCGGCAATGCCGTTCCGCCGTCCGGGAATGCCGTTGCACCGCCGGCGATCACGCTGTCGAGCCAAATCACCGATCAATCGGGTGTGCTAACTCCGCTCGAGCACGCCGCGGTGGACAGGGCACTCACCAAGCTCTACAACGGGCGCGGCACCCGGCTGTGGGTGGTGTACGTCGAGAACTTCGGGGGCCTCAAGCCGTTCAGGTGGGCCGAGGACACCATGCGCGCCAACAACTTCACCGACACCGACGCCATCCTGGCCGTCGCCACCGACGAGCCGGCATTCTCCTTCCGGGTGCCCAACGCCGTGATCACCGGAAAAGTCATAGATCTGGAGATCATTCGCCGCGACCGAATCCAGCCGGCCGTCTCCCGCCACGAATGGGCGCGCGCGGCGATAGCCGCGGCCAACGGGCTGGACGTCGCCCCCGGTTAG
- a CDS encoding calcium:proton antiporter, whose amino-acid sequence MVKRVSWTVVVPLLAVVALTATWGEQLGPVLVALEAALLVGAALAAVQHAEVVAHRVGEPFGSLVLAGAVTVIEVALIVELMASGGDEAATLARDTAFAAMMITTNGIAGLSLLLGSRRYGVTLFNAEGSGAALATLTTLATLSLALPAFTTSHQGKEFSPGQLTFAAVASLLLYLLFVFTQTVRHRDFFLPVAQKGQKWPFDEDESHADPPSTRSALTSLVLLLVALVAVVGLAEQESPAVEHLVTAAGFPQSFVGVVIATMVLLPETLAAVRAARRGRIQTSLNLAYGSAMASIGLTIPAIAAASIWLNGPLVLGLGATQLVLLAVTVVISVLTVVPGRATRLQGEVHLVLLAAYVFLAIVP is encoded by the coding sequence ATGGTGAAACGGGTGTCCTGGACAGTGGTGGTGCCGCTGCTTGCCGTCGTCGCACTGACGGCCACCTGGGGAGAGCAGCTCGGGCCGGTACTGGTCGCGCTCGAGGCGGCGCTGCTCGTCGGTGCGGCGCTGGCAGCGGTCCAGCACGCGGAGGTGGTGGCGCACCGCGTCGGCGAGCCGTTCGGGTCGCTGGTGCTCGCGGGTGCGGTGACGGTCATCGAGGTAGCCCTCATCGTCGAGCTGATGGCGTCCGGCGGCGACGAGGCGGCGACCCTGGCCAGGGACACCGCCTTCGCCGCGATGATGATCACCACCAACGGGATCGCCGGGTTGTCGCTGCTGCTGGGCTCCCGGCGCTACGGCGTGACCTTGTTCAACGCCGAGGGCAGCGGAGCCGCGCTGGCCACGCTCACGACTCTGGCGACGCTGAGCCTGGCGCTGCCCGCGTTCACCACCAGCCATCAGGGCAAGGAGTTCTCACCCGGGCAGCTCACCTTCGCCGCGGTCGCCTCGCTGTTGCTGTACCTGCTGTTCGTCTTCACCCAGACCGTGCGGCATCGCGACTTTTTCCTGCCCGTCGCGCAGAAGGGCCAAAAATGGCCGTTCGACGAGGACGAAAGCCATGCCGATCCGCCGAGCACCCGGTCGGCGCTGACCAGCCTCGTGCTGCTGCTGGTCGCCCTCGTTGCGGTGGTGGGTCTGGCCGAACAGGAATCGCCGGCGGTCGAGCATTTGGTGACGGCAGCCGGATTCCCGCAGTCGTTCGTCGGCGTGGTGATCGCCACGATGGTGCTGCTGCCGGAGACACTCGCGGCGGTGCGCGCGGCGCGGCGGGGCCGCATCCAGACCAGCCTGAACCTGGCCTACGGGTCGGCGATGGCCAGCATCGGTCTGACTATCCCGGCCATCGCGGCCGCGAGCATATGGCTGAACGGGCCGCTGGTGCTCGGCCTCGGCGCCACCCAATTGGTGCTGCTTGCGGTGACCGTGGTGATCAGTGTGCTGACCGTGGTGCCCGGGCGGGCTACGCGACTGCAGGGCGAGGTGCACCTGGTGCTGCTGGCCGCCTATGTGTTCCTCGCGATCGTCCCCTGA
- a CDS encoding peroxiredoxin: MKTGDTVADFELPDQKGTTRKLSDLLADGPVVLFFYPAAMTPGCTKEACHFRDLASEFAAVGANRVGISADSVHKQAKFADIQKFDYPLLSDTEGTVASQFGVKRGLLGKLAPVKRTTFVIDTDRRVLDVISSEFNMDTHADKALETLRARPSA; this comes from the coding sequence ATGAAAACTGGTGACACCGTGGCCGACTTCGAACTTCCCGACCAGAAGGGAACGACTCGTAAGCTCAGTGACCTGCTTGCCGACGGGCCCGTGGTCCTGTTCTTTTACCCCGCGGCGATGACGCCCGGCTGCACCAAGGAAGCCTGTCACTTCCGCGACCTGGCGTCGGAATTCGCCGCGGTCGGGGCCAACCGGGTGGGCATCAGCGCCGATTCCGTGCACAAGCAGGCCAAGTTCGCCGACATCCAGAAGTTTGACTACCCGCTGCTGTCCGACACCGAGGGCACGGTCGCCTCACAGTTCGGTGTCAAGCGCGGTCTGCTCGGCAAACTGGCGCCGGTCAAACGCACGACTTTTGTCATCGACACCGACCGCAGGGTGCTGGACGTGATCTCCAGCGAATTCAACATGGACACCCATGCCGACAAGGCGTTGGAGACACTGCGGGCCCGGCCGTCGGCCTAG